Proteins encoded in a region of the Triplophysa rosa linkage group LG14, Trosa_1v2, whole genome shotgun sequence genome:
- the LOC130564339 gene encoding class A basic helix-loop-helix protein 9-like: MSLGGTSTESEVSEDELEDCPVGQDDDCRNEDPKEPSVSPCPSDPEDIKVVKRRNRPVRSKARRVTANIRERKRILDYNQAFNALRTILKHDLSGKRLSKISTLRRAIHHISALSSYLRTHSTTEPDSPPCTHIECYRQPEVNTATFREPVENYLHHQRDIYGMHDQTVSPEIPLYQETSNSAHLCSPSPHYSHYSPNSQIHMSHGRYGHQWDDQSSYYYNGGPGYQHGMRVTCHQNHMETYCMQSLLTQH, from the coding sequence ATGAGTTTGGGCGGCACCAGTACGGAATCTGAAGTTTCAGAGGATGAGTTGGAGGACTGTCCTGTTGGTCAGGATGATGACTGTCGAAATGAAGACCCCAAAGAACCTTCCGTCTCACCCTGTCCCAGTGACCCGGAGGACATTAAGGTGGTCAAGAGGCGTAACCGTCCCGTACGGTCCAAAGCACGAAGAGTCACCGCCAACATCAGGGAACGAAAGCGTATCCTGGACTACAATCAGGCCTTCAACGCTTTACGCACCATTCTCAAGCACGACCTCAGTGGGAAGCGCCTCTCCAAGATCTCAACCCTACGCCGTGCCATACACCATATTTCAGCACTGTCCTCGTACCTGCGGACGCATTCAACAACAGAACCCGATTCACCTCCCTGCACCCATATAGAGTGCTACAGGCAACCAGAAGTGAACACAGCAACTTTCCGGGAGCCCGTTGAGAACTATCTTCACCATCAGAGAGACATCTATGGGATGCATGACCAGACGGTCTCCCCAGAGATACCTTTGTATCAGGAAACATCAAACTCAGCACACCTCTGTTCACCATCTCCACATTACAGCCATTACAGTCCCAACAGCCAGATTCACATGAGCCATGGACGCTATGGTCACCAATGGGATGACCAAAGCAGTTATTACTACAACGGGGGTCCTGGATATCAACATGGAATGAGGGTGACCTGTCATCAGAACCACATGGAGACCTACTGTATGCAGAGTCTGCTAACTCAACATTGA
- the nufip2 gene encoding FMR1-interacting protein NUFIP2 gives MEERPCEGATGVYISHGAENAPDRSNISINNDQNHCQLQNEKTQTKKTENGKINGTLKEGEVTPTSFNPDSSPLPANSNGDRHLLEFNVKPKPTRRVFLSYSTGDRKGRNACRNSMDFKNDKSSELKTIEGKKEVLASLNGVVSLNSVPLTNGYPGKPGADNDGSGSESGYTTPKKRRAQRNGKAGDNVTASTQGKAMQQGSKQDHGSAAPESADRASQVESGRAGSKAEGCYVKAKEQPATPPPPPAAELQRKNSDSKATGKKFEERSSKAKVATSTKEDSWTLFKPPPVFPVDNSSAKIVPKISYASKVKENLNKTAQTGGEALTPAPQVPGRPPQVPMSAVKTITSASFTNGPLPGEGNGCPLPGPHFSSTASTGPLVSPAVPAENVASPPGCASTAVGSSTTSLTEPRKASLFVYPNMQLSLPSGRQADPPAAPTNQKSLGDIFQNQWGLSFINEPSAGPETVACRSNGKDVMVEVSFQGDCPAAVAAQTSGTSQRLDQPPFSKAHEPEKRTNAQNLSRGAAVASGSVPETSVLDLEALKDETGVHGAIVFCSSSKDVCAELPPTSPAAPKVALAKDQVLTKGFDRRSSWGTFDLKAAVIYHTKGMEYILNLQKQDPNRVVLYSESWDGPAQ, from the exons ATGGAGGAACGTCCCTGTGAAGGGGCAACAGGAGTATATATAAGTCATGGAGCAGAAAACGCACCGGATCGATCGAACATATCGATAAACAATGATCAGAACCACTGTCAGCTCCAGAACGAGAAAACGCAGACGAAGAAAACAG AAAATGGCAAAATAAATGGAACTCTGAAGGAGGGAGAGGTGACTCCCACATCCTTTAACCCAGACAGCTCCCCGCTCCCTGCAAACAGCAATGGCGACAGACACCTGCTAGAATTCAACGTGAAACCCAAGCCCACTCGACGGGTCTTCCTCAGCTACTCGACAGGGGACAGAAAAGGTAGAAACGCTTGCAGAAACAGTATGGACTTCAAAAATGACAAGTCCTCAGAGCTAAAAACAATCGAGGGCAAAAAAGAGGTTTTGGCTTCGCTGAACGGTGTGGTGTCGCTTAACTCTGTACCACTTACCAACGGTTACCCCGGCAAACCTGGAGCTGACAATGATGGAAGTGGCTCAGAGAGTGGATACACGACTCCCAAAAAGCGTCGGGCCCAAAGGAATGGCAAAGCTGGGGACAATGTGACTGCTTCTACCCAGGGAAAAGCCATGCAGCAGGGCAGCAAACAAGACCATGGGTCTGCGGCACCAGAGTCAGCCGACAGAGCCTCTCAGGTGGAGAGCGGCAGAGCCGGTTCAAAAGCAGAAGGTTGCTACGTAAAAGCCAAGGAACAACCCGCCACCCCACCTCCTCCACCAGCGGCCGAACTTCAACGCAAGAACTCAGACAGCAAAGCCACTGGCAAGAAGTTTGAAGAACGGTCCAGCAAAGCTAAGGTGGCCACGTCCACCAAAGAGGACTCGTGGACCTTGTTCAAGCCTCCGCCTGTTTTTCCTGTGGATAATAGTAGCGCTAAGATTGTGCCTAAGATCAGTTATGCAAGCAAAGTGAAGGAGAACCTCAACAAGACTGCCCAAACTGGGGGGGAGGCTCTCACTCCTGCTCCCCAGGTGCCTGGGAGACCGCCACAGGTCCCCATGTCTGCGGTGAAAACCATCACTTCAGCTAGCTTTACCAACGGTCCCCTGCCAGGGGAAGGGAATGGCTGTCCCTTACCCGGACCCCATTTCAGCTCAACGGCAAGCACTGGTCCTCTGGTGTCCCCAGCTGTTCCCGCTGAGAATGTAGCATCTCCCCCTGGCTGTGCTAGTACCGCCGTTGGAAGTTCCACCACCTCTTTGACTGAGCCCAGGAAGGCCAGTCTGTTTGTTTACCCCAATATGCAACTTTCGCTCCCTAGCGGCCGCCAAGCCGACCCCCCTGCTGCTCCGACAAATCAGAAGTCTCTGGGGGACATTTTTCAGAATCAGTGGGGCTTGTCCTTTATCAACGAGCCTAGTGCTGGTCCAGAGACCGTGGCTTGTCGTTCAAACGGAAAGGACGTGATGGTGGAGGTGAGCTTTCAGGGAGACTGTCCAGCTGCCGTGGCCGCTCAGACCTCCGGTACCTCTCAGAGACTGGATCAACCGCCCTTCTCCAAGGCTCACGAGCCGGAAAAACGGACTAACGCTCAGAATCTGAGCAGAGGTGCCGCTGTGGCGAGCGGGTCCGTACCCGAGACCTCTGTCCTCGACCTGGAAGCCCTGAAAGATGAGACGGGGGTTCATGGTGCAATAGTGTTTTGTTCTTCCTCTAAGGACGTTTGTGCCGAGCTGCCTCCCACCTCACCGGCTGCACCTAAGGTGGCTTTGGCCAAGGACCAGGTTCTTACTAAGGGCTTTGACAGGAGGTCTAGCTGGGGGACGTTTGATCTAAAAGCTGCTGTAATTTATCACACTAAAG GAAtggaatatattttgaatttgcAAAAACAAG ATCCAAATCGAGTAGTCCTCTACAGCGAGTCATGGGATGGACCTGCTCAATGA